In Acidobacteriota bacterium, the DNA window AGGTATTCGTCGAGCGTGGTCATGAACTTCGCCAGTTCGGGGCCCTCGAGCTTGGCCGCGCCCTCGCCGTAGCGGACGATGATGCCCTCCGACGCGCGCTTGACCATCACTTTGACGAACTCGCGATCGTCTTTGATGTACTGCATCGACTTGCCCTTCTTGATGGAGTAGAGCGGCGGCTGCGCGATAAAGACGTGTCCGCGCTTGATGAGCTCCTGCATGTGGCGGAAGAAGAAAGTGAGCAGCAGGGTGCGGATGTGCGAGCCGTCCACGTCCGCATCGGTCATGAGGATGACTTTGCCGTAGCGCAGCTTGGCCGGATCGAAATCGTCCGTGCCGATGCCGCAGCCGAGCGCGGTGATCATCGCGCGGATCTCCTCGTGGCCAAGCATCTTGTCGTAGCGCGCTTTTTCCACGTTGAGGATCTTGCCCTTGAGCGGCAGGATGGCCTGGAACCGGCGATCGCGGCCCTGCTTGGCGGTGCCGCCGGCGGATTCGCCCTCCACCAGGAACAGTTCGCAGCGGTTGGGATCGCGTTCGGAACAGTCGGCGAGCTTGCCCGGCAGGCCACCGCCATCGAGCGCGCCCTTGCGGCGGGTAAGGTCGCGGGCCTTGCGCGCGGCCTCGCGCGCGCGGGCCGCGTCGATGGCCTTGTTGATGATCTTGCGCGCGACCGTCTGATTCTGCTCGAAGAAGGCGCCCAGGCGCTCGTTCACGAAGGCTTGCACCACGCCGGCGATATCGGAGTTGAGCTTGCCCTTGGTCTGGCCTTCGAACTGCGGCTGCGAGAGCTTCACGCTGATCACCGCGACCAGGCCTTCGCGGACGTCGTCACCGGTCAGCGACTCCTTCACGTCCTTGAACAGGCCCAGCTGCTGCCCGGCGTAGTTGATGGTGCGGGTGAGCGAGGTGCGGAAGCCCGAGAGATGCGAGCCGCCGTCGATGGTGTTGATGTTGTTGGCGAAGGAGAAGACGGTCTCGGAGTATCCGTCGTTGTATTGCAGCGCGATCTCCATGGCCACGCTGGAGCGCTCGGCTTCCATGTAGATGGGCTTATCGTGCAACACCTGCTTGCCGCGGTTGAGGTGCTTGATGAACTCGGCGATGCCGCCGGTGTACTTGAACTCCACGCGCTTGGGCTCGCCCGTCTTGGAATCGGCGTTGCGTTCGTCGGTGAGCGTGATGAGCAAACCCTTATTGAGGAATGCCAGCTCACGCAGCCGGTTGGAGAGCGTATCGAAGTTGTACTGCGTGGCCGAGAAGATCTCACGGTCGGGCAGGAAGTGCACCTGGGTGCCGCGCTTCTTGGTGGAGCCCGTCTTCTTCAGCTTGGTGGTGGGCTCACCCTTGGAGTAGGACTGCTCCCACACCGCGCCATCGCGCCAGATCTCGAGATCGAGCTGATGCGAGAGCGCGTTCACCACCGAGACGCCCACACCGTGCAGTCCGCCAGAGACTTTGTAGGTGTTGGAATCGAATTTGCCGCCCGCGTGCAGCTTGGTCATCACGACCTGCGCGGCGGGAAGTTTTTCGTCGTCCACGTCCATCATCTCCACCGGGATGCCGCGGCCGTTGTCGACCACGGTGATGGAATTGTCGATGTGGATGGTGACGTCGATCTGGTCGGCGTGGCCGGCAAGCGCTTCGTCGACCGAGTTGTCGACGACTTCGTAGACCAGGTGGTGCAATCCGAGATCGCCGGTCGAGCCGATGTACATCGCGGGCCGTTTGCGCACCGCTTCCATGCCGCCGAGGACCTTGATGGAGTCAGCGGTGTAATCGCCATTGCCGCCGCCGGCGCTCTTTTTCGCTCTCGGCTTCGACTTCGTCGCGGACTCTGACTCGGGCTTGCTCTCTGTTTTTGCCATTTTTGCGGTCGCGACCGCGGACTCTTTAAGCGACATGCCCACCCTTTTTCTGAACCGTATAAAGACCGTCTTCGAGCGTGGTGCGGGCGCCGTTTCTACCCGCCCCTAACGATTACAACTTGTTGATTATTAAGTCACTTACTGGACGCTCGCGTACCCTAGATTATAGCATACGAAGCCCCCAGGACGAGCCGCGGAACCAGCCCGGCGGAGAGGGGATTCCGGCGTTGTTTTGCACGGTACATGGCCTTTTGTACTTGCCTAAAAAACGGGGGTTGCCCGTATACTCCCGGCGGCGGACAACCCGCCTCGCATTTCACCATAGACCCCAGAATCACAAGGAGATTTACCGTGAAGAACATCCTCCGCGCTGCGCTCGTCGTGTTCTCGCTCGCCGGCATCTACGCTGGCATCTCTGCACCCACCCCGGCTGCGAACCAACCGAAGCCTGCGATCACGCTTTCGGAAGGCTCTGAGCCGACGCCGACGACGCTGCCTCCAGCGCCGAAGCCGCCTAGCCCCAAGACCACCTAAGGGTTTAGCCCAGGGGTAAGGGCGGTATCAATTTAGCTATTGCTGGCCGCTATCGGCGGGAGTAGGATTCGTCTCCCTCGGAGGCAGGCCCATGTCCGCTCAGGCTATCGGATACGTATTCTGGTTGCTCGGCGCGTCCGCGCTCACGTCGCTGTGTGTCTTCCTGTGGCGCAAGAACCTGCGCCAGCAGTATCCGTTGTTCTTCAGTTATTGCGCCTTCCACGTCGCGAGCAGCGTGGTGCTTTTCATCATCGACCGCACGGCGGGCGCGAGCTCCGCGCAATACTTCTACGCCTACTGGAGCATCAACGCGGTACGCGTTGGGATCGGCTTTGCGGTGATCTACGAACTCTTCCACGTGGCGCTCAAGCCCTATCACGCGCTGCGCGACCTCGGCACCATGCTCTTCGTGTGGGCGGGCGTGATCATGCTGCTGGTCGGCGTGCTCACTGCCATGAATGGGAGCGCCCCCAACGAAGCCAGCCGCGTGATCGCGGGCGTGTTGGACCTGGAGCGCAGCGTGCGCCTGGCGCAGTGCGGCCTGCTCCTCTTCCTGTTGTTGTTCGGATCGAAGCTCGGCCTCACCATGCGGCACCGCACCTTTGGCATCGCGATGGGCATCGGGGTGTATGCCGTCACCGACCTGCTTTTTGTGAACCTGCGCGCGCACTTCGGGCCGGAGTGGGCGACGGTCTATAGCCTGCTGCGCTCGACGGTCTGGGTGTCGTCGTGCGGCATCTGGCTCTTCTATGTGGTGCGTCCGGAGCCGGCGGTGGTCACACTGCCGAGCATGGCGCGGACGCGTCCCATCCTGCAGCGCTGGAACGAAGCGCTGGCCGAGGCCTCCGCCGGATACGGCTCGGGCTCGCCGCGCATCGATACGCCCGACCCATTCACCTCGACGGTGGAGAAGACGGTCGAACGCGTGTTGCGCCGCGATATCCGCTGAGT includes these proteins:
- the gyrB gene encoding DNA topoisomerase (ATP-hydrolyzing) subunit B; translated protein: MAKTESKPESESATKSKPRAKKSAGGGNGDYTADSIKVLGGMEAVRKRPAMYIGSTGDLGLHHLVYEVVDNSVDEALAGHADQIDVTIHIDNSITVVDNGRGIPVEMMDVDDEKLPAAQVVMTKLHAGGKFDSNTYKVSGGLHGVGVSVVNALSHQLDLEIWRDGAVWEQSYSKGEPTTKLKKTGSTKKRGTQVHFLPDREIFSATQYNFDTLSNRLRELAFLNKGLLITLTDERNADSKTGEPKRVEFKYTGGIAEFIKHLNRGKQVLHDKPIYMEAERSSVAMEIALQYNDGYSETVFSFANNINTIDGGSHLSGFRTSLTRTINYAGQQLGLFKDVKESLTGDDVREGLVAVISVKLSQPQFEGQTKGKLNSDIAGVVQAFVNERLGAFFEQNQTVARKIINKAIDAARAREAARKARDLTRRKGALDGGGLPGKLADCSERDPNRCELFLVEGESAGGTAKQGRDRRFQAILPLKGKILNVEKARYDKMLGHEEIRAMITALGCGIGTDDFDPAKLRYGKVILMTDADVDGSHIRTLLLTFFFRHMQELIKRGHVFIAQPPLYSIKKGKSMQYIKDDREFVKVMVKRASEGIIVRYGEGAAKLEGPELAKFMTTLDEYLRFFEKVDKRLRDEKATDLLPHVGLAQRADFEGDKKTPSKKIEKLEKQLKALAKEQGYKSVSTSYDDEHNLWQVVMVDSQGAERKINWSLISSPEYRQMISKYKQIESYMEPPFVIQSIPKGAAAETNGDEPESDAERDEREKMAKKTPKVAAAKKKAAPEEVVEKPNARELFAYVLNEGKKDFTVQRYKGLGEMTSEQLWDTTMQPEKRTLLEVKLEDIAECEAIFTTLMGEDVEARRKFIEENALDVKNLDI